Proteins encoded by one window of Effusibacillus lacus:
- the tnpB gene encoding IS66 family insertion sequence element accessory protein TnpB (TnpB, as the term is used for proteins encoded by IS66 family insertion elements, is considered an accessory protein, since TnpC, encoded by a neighboring gene, is a DDE family transposase.), with product TDLRKSIDGLAVLVKEGFDLDPFSPCLFVFCNRQRDKLKILHWEHNGFWLYYRRLERGTFQWPAETNSSPLKISRRELRWLLDGLSLEQHLAHPEVTARTIL from the coding sequence GCACCGATCTACGAAAGTCGATTGACGGACTGGCAGTCCTTGTCAAAGAAGGCTTTGATCTCGATCCGTTTTCTCCCTGCCTCTTTGTATTTTGTAACCGGCAACGCGACAAACTGAAGATTCTCCATTGGGAGCACAACGGTTTCTGGCTTTATTATCGGCGGTTGGAGCGCGGTACCTTCCAGTGGCCTGCGGAAACGAACTCATCCCCTTTGAAGATTAGCCGTCGCGAACTGCGCTGGTTGCTCGATGGTCTTTCGCTGGAACAACATCTTGCTCACCCTGAGGTTACAGCACGCACGATTCTTTAA